The Desulfobulbaceae bacterium DNA segment CCCGGTTGAAGAGCTCTGCAAGGACAATATCGAAGACCTCTTCAACAAGTATTACGAACAACGGATAACGGCAGCAGAAACAGGGGACTTTACCGGAACCGATGCAGACAAGGCCCAAACCGGCTCCAAACATCGCCCCTGGGCTGAAAAAAACTGTATTAGCTGCCACAATTTTCAGGCAGACAATAAACTAAAACTCCCCACAAACGAAATCTGCTCCCTCTGCCATAAAAATCTGATTCAGGGGAAAAACGTCCACGGTCCTGTGGCTGTCGGGGCCTGCTTGGCCTGTCACGATCCACACACATCAGGCAACCCTTCGCTGCTGAAAAAAAGCTTGGCCACTATCTGCTTCAAGTGCCACAAAGAAAAACGACTGGCAGATGACATGCACAACAAAATCGTCAGCCACAACATGCTCTGTGTTGATTGCCATAATCCCCACAGTGGCAACCTGCACTATTTCCTGAAATAATCATTCTATAAAAAAATGGTCACACCATACCCCTGTGCAACGAAGCATCACTGGGGGAAAAAATCATTGCCGGGTCAAAAACGCAC contains these protein-coding regions:
- a CDS encoding cytochrome C, which produces MKQLSDKLPARLKRYAFNGRIILVIGLFLALTGCFKMDPLAKHKVLTSLFDGVPELPPVEELCKDNIEDLFNKYYEQRITAAETGDFTGTDADKAQTGSKHRPWAEKNCISCHNFQADNKLKLPTNEICSLCHKNLIQGKNVHGPVAVGACLACHDPHTSGNPSLLKKSLATICFKCHKEKRLADDMHNKIVSHNMLCVDCHNPHSGNLHYFLK